Proteins encoded together in one Vigna angularis cultivar LongXiaoDou No.4 chromosome 5, ASM1680809v1, whole genome shotgun sequence window:
- the LOC108319136 gene encoding uncharacterized protein LOC108319136, with product MEGRINTLEGRINIVERWASGQKIVLAEWRRNIQEIKQMILEDQNQERDSKGREKSLDRARRGGKEEFLRDNKKGKKEVKKGRDAVKGSLHNIKKAKKLCEEEDYLANDEEKKEEKHPQSSERWRRTTQEIKEMMQNIKIQIKDSTRSDESSMKGKKDGSEEELEEEKGKGQQKWRKQIKLPTFEGIDPEGWISRVEKVFEIQNVAEDKK from the coding sequence ATGGAAGGAAGAATCAATACTTTGGAAGGAAGAATCAATATTGTGGAAAGGTGGGCCAGCGGACAGAAAATAGTGTTAGCAGAATGGAGAAGAAATATCcaagaaataaaacaaatgatattgGAAGACCAAAATCAAGAAAGGGACTCGAAAGGAAGGGAGAAATCTCTTGACAGAGCAAGAAGGGGAGGGAAAGAGGAATTTCTGCGAGAcaacaagaaaggaaagaaagaagtaaagaagggtAGGGATGCTGTGAAAGGCAGTCTGCACAACATCAAGAAAGCTAAGAAATTATGTGAAGAAGAAGACTACTTAGCTAATgatgaagagaaaaaggaagaaaaacatcCACAGAGTAGTGAAAGATGGAGAAGAACTAcccaagaaataaaagaaatgatgcaGAATATCAAGATTCAGATAAAGGACTCAACAAGAAGTGATGAATCTTccatgaaaggaaagaaagatggTTCAGAGGAAGAGCTGGAGGAAGAGAAGGGAAAAGGGCAGCAGAAGTGGAGGAAGCAGATAAAATTGCCTACTTTTGAGGGGATTGATCCAGAGGGATGGATATCCAGAGTAGAGAAAGTTTTTGAGATCCAAAACGTGGCAGAAGACAAAAAATGA